The Carassius gibelio isolate Cgi1373 ecotype wild population from Czech Republic chromosome B11, carGib1.2-hapl.c, whole genome shotgun sequence genomic sequence TTGTTTTTTGTTCGGCTGGTTGACAATGAAGGCAAATGTTAGGGTGCTTTTCTGTGTCTTTAGACTCAACAGTAGTAACTCTCATAGTGGAGGAGACCCAGCCATGGTCCACGACCAGGCCCATCATTCTCACCCAGCCCCTGTTGGCACAGAGACCAGCCACCTCTCCAGTGATGAGGGGGAGAACGAGGAGAGAGAGGAGGCCACAGAGAAACTGGACTGCCATTATTCAGGTTACCACCCACGACCAGCTGCTGTAAGTATAAGAAACATTGTGATCTTAAAGTGATCTTAAAGCCATCCACTTTAAAGTAGGTTTGAGTCAACCTTGATCTGAGAATGTTCAGGACCAAGTGCAAATTCCTTTTCTGCCTCTCATCAGTTCTGCACTTTTGGAAGTCGATTGTACGGTAGAGGTTGTTACGCGTTCGACCGACGCTGGGATCAAGTACGGTGCGCTCTCACCACCATGTTTGACAAGCATGTCAACTCACAATTGTGGAAGTAAGTGTGTTGAGACCCTTTCCACTTCTCCATTTCTCCATTAAACAAAATCCTTATTATGACTTCTTGCATTTACTTTAGGAAAATCCCTCTGGCGATGGAGAACTCAGCAACAACAGTGACAACCTCTCACCGGACAAGCACAAACTCCCattcttcctcatcctcctccattTCTGCAGGGTTTCTCAGCTTGTCCTCACCACCGCCTTATGATAGCAAGCCAGTCCTGTCATATGGCACCACCCTGAATGCCCGCTCTTCTCCACAAGCCTCCTCCACTGAGCAGCCCGCCTACAGTAGCACTTCTAGACAAGTGTCAGCCTCATCACCCCAGATGCCTTCAGCCCACTCGTCCTCGCTACCCTCATTGGGCTCCAACAGACCCCTTAAATCCCGATCCGGTACAAAGTCCTTTAAGGCTCGGGAGCCATCCTCCAGCCTAAGTAACTCTGTCATCAAGGGCAGTACCAACAGCAGTGCTAGCATCAGCGGTAGTCTCAGTTCAGGCAAGAAGCGGAAAAATAGTTCCCTGCTTACCACCAATAGCACTTACACCTCTGACTCTTTCTCATCCTCATCTTTTAAGAAGAACTGTGCGGTAAACTCGGTTAGCCTTGGCAGTGCCTACCACACATCGCTTGCCTCCACCCCCTCTTCATCTTCATCGTCATCAACGTTGTCATCATCCCACAGTGGGGTTTACAGCGTGGGGGTAAATTGCACCCCAGGCAGGGCCAACTCTTTGAGCTTGAAGCAGGATTCGACAGGACGTGGCCCTCCCTCAGGCAGTCCAGCTGAGTCCATTAAACGCATGAGCGTAGTGATGAACAGCAGTGACTCCACCCTTTCCCTCGGGCCATTTGTTCACCAGAGCAGCGATCATCATGCAGATTCACGTCTAGAAGCCAAAAGGAGGAAGGGCTCACCTGGCTCTAGTAGCCTCAACAGCACAGGTGCATAAACCttgttttttacttatttattgttttaatccaGATTCCTGTTTCATTTCAGATTTGATCTAGATTCTGTTTAATCATATTTTGGTTTCAGTCCAGTTTGTTTCATTTCAGTTTAGTTCTAATACTATTTACTATTATTCCAGgttctttttaatttctttaaacgtTTTTTGAAAGCATTCAtttggtttagtttagtttttttttttttttgattcaaatgaatcagtttgtttgtttacttttcaGTTTTAATCCAGATTGATGTATGAAATTTAAGTATtaattcagtttcagtttcatttcagttttaatttggtttctgttttaattttaattttagttttaatccCATTGTTTAATCTCAGTTTAGTTTTGTTCTGGGTTCTGTGTCATTTCACATTAGTATCAATccctttttttaatctttttttgttttcatcaaGTTTCTGTTTCAGTTAATTTTAGTATCAATTCAGTTTCTGTTACAGAAACTGGTAGATTTATTACAGgtagatttaatttgttttttgttttatttcggtTTAGTTTTAATCCAGTTTCTGTTTCACTTTAGTATGAATCAAATTCTAGGTTCAAATTAATAACTTTGATCTGGTTTCTTTTTAGTATTTATCCATTTtctatttcagttatttaattttgCTCTCTGCTTCATTTCAGTTTAGTCTCAATCTAAATTGTAATTTCTTCTCAGTTTGGCTTGTCATTTTTTTCCATTGTGTCCAATGTCAATGTAGTAATAAtctatttttctttctattttatttccatttagttGTGATCTGGTTTCTGTGTCATGTCACATTAGGATCAACCCCATTTCTGTTTCATCTTTGTTTAGTTTTGATCTAGTTtctatttcacttcattttagttttaatccagtttctgtttattttccagttaattttttttagtttagttttaatcacattattattattttatctgatTTTAGTTTTGATCCGATTTCGGTTTCACTTTGGTGTTAATCCAGTTTTAGATTCtgtcttttgtttagttttaatcCAGACAGTCTAATGCCTTTTTAGTTTTTATCCATTTTctgtttaatttcagttaattgaATTTAGCGGtttcatttcagtttagtttcaACCTAAATTTCTATTTCATCTCAAACTGGCTTCAATCCTTTTTTTTCATTGCCTAATATCATTTTAGTAATATTCTAGTCTCTCTTTCTATTCTATTTCAGTTTAGGTGTGATCTGGTTTCTGGGACATTTCACATTAGTCTCAATTCTGTTTCAtcttggtttagttttttttacacttcACCACTCTTCAAAGTTTACTTCATACAGAGCTGTCAGAGTGATTAGTCTATCTTTTTTAGCATTTACATTATTGTATAAAGTCCTAAAACACTATGAGCCCAAAATCACTTGTACTGTAGACTTGACATTATTATATGCCGTTTGCTTGATTTCAAAGTGCTGTCTCTTATTCAGATTTTGTAATGACTTTGACAGTGTCAGGAGCAGGAGTGGGAGGAGGACAAGGTCCTGGCAGGCCCAAAATGGCCAAGTCTCCATCAATCAACAACATCCACAGCAAGCACGTTCGCTCTATACCTGGACCCCCAGGGCTCCCTAACAATTCACTCATACATCAGGTTAGCTTGTTTTCCTTCCCCGTTTTAGTTTAGAATGTAATATCGTCTCTTTCCTCTTAGACATTACATTTGCGTACTCTTGTGTGTTTTCCCATAGCCAAAGGCTCGTCCCTGACACAGGTGAGGAGGCTCTGAGCATGCTGAGCAGTAGGCTGGACCCAGAGCTCCCTCAGCCCCCTCATGTCACTCTGCACGAGGCCTTCTTTTTCTCTTACTCTTCCCACAATCCTCAGGGTGGAATGCACACTGGGTGGCCCATTGATGTCCTTCGTGAGGATTTCCTCCCAAAGCCATGCAGGGGCACTCTCCGGGGATAGGATAATAAGCCAGAGAGATACAGTTCTCCTGTCGGAGGTTATAATGAATCTATACAATGCACCATTGGGTACAAAGCCTGCTGCGTAGAGCATGAGCTGCCCAGCCTGAGCACTTGCGCTGGGGTCAGAACAGGTACAGATTTGAGCTGGTGCGTAGCCTCGCCAACACTACCAAGCATAGGACAGATGTGCGACGTGAACAAGATGAGTGGCTTTACTGATATTCTTCAGTATTTTAGCTTGAAGGTGTGGACATACGAGAACATACTGGACATACTGGAAACTGTAATCCTACTCAGCCTTGGAGGAAGTGTACAGGAGAGCAACATCCCTGAAGTTAGACACACAGTCAACTTAAGTTAGTCATACACATGATCTCTCACTGGAAGGCTGTATTAGATTGAGCTAAACTCACTGCGGATACAGATAGACATGACAGGAGTGGAGTTTCAAAATGAGCAACCTAAACTTAAAGATTATGCAAACTAGACATTTTTTTAGACCAAATTTTGTTTACAGGTTAGCAGATGTATAGCAAACAGAACAAGATATTTATCATATAcaattttccatttatttttgaaaagtgttcaattagattttgttttatttcaaggggattttttttttgacttcttTCAGATAAGCTAAAAGAGAGTTCTTTTAGGCTGATTTATTGCAATTTCTTTTTTACAGAACAATCCAACCCCTAA encodes the following:
- the LOC127968156 gene encoding ataxin-7; the protein is MSERADDDVRGGQQQQQRRAARQLKQRGEASTAMATVAERRSLPSPEIMLGQPWNSWVDAVKLYGSDGTELEESLKECGKNREAMRLCRDDMPIFGQCPSQDDFYLVMCSHCSHVVKPQAFQAHYERRHSSSSKPPASYAAPAAFANSRSKGSLGGGVGFGSGSTLARPSVVNNSTPTKILKSTKEKMPHRKPHFPYRVPQEESPIPTVKGPEKGLEKVNWKVESSPKLPHVPTSSSTSSSSSSNTLSGLNFPSIPKASQLASGQIPNGKGHLLSQDKKQDSSSAISRRPLYKRQEREFNPDVHCGVMDMTARKPCTRSLTCKTHSISQRRAVLGRRQRFDTLLAEHKSKARDKELQFRLDPSHPAPPLRDPHPPPSRISQDLHPASHGNGTADATKPLPHSKPKPHNSGLPRLNSSNSHSGGDPAMVHDQAHHSHPAPVGTETSHLSSDEGENEEREEATEKLDCHYSGYHPRPAAFCTFGSRLYGRGCYAFDRRWDQVRCALTTMFDKHVNSQLWKKIPLAMENSATTVTTSHRTSTNSHSSSSSSISAGFLSLSSPPPYDSKPVLSYGTTLNARSSPQASSTEQPAYSSTSRQVSASSPQMPSAHSSSLPSLGSNRPLKSRSGTKSFKAREPSSSLSNSVIKGSTNSSASISGSLSSGKKRKNSSLLTTNSTYTSDSFSSSSFKKNCAVNSVSLGSAYHTSLASTPSSSSSSSTLSSSHSGVYSVGVNCTPGRANSLSLKQDSTGRGPPSGSPAESIKRMSVVMNSSDSTLSLGPFVHQSSDHHADSRLEAKRRKGSPGSSSLNSTVSGAGVGGGQGPGRPKMAKSPSINNIHSKHVRSIPGPPGLPNNSLIHQPKARP